DNA sequence from the Sphingobacteriales bacterium genome:
CAGTATCTTGATTTAATGCAACATATCCTCGATCATGGGGTCATCAAAAGCGACCGGACCGGAACCGGAACAAAAAGCATTTTCGGTTATCAGATGAGGTTCGACCTTTCTGCAGGTTTTCCAGCACTGACCACCAAAAAGCTTCATTTGAAATCCATCATTTATGAATTATTATGGTTTTTAAAGGGAGATACCAATACCCGCTACCTGAACGAGCATGGCGTTACGATTTGGGACGAATGGAAAGATGAAAACGGAGACCTTGGCCCGATTTACGGGGCTCAATGGGTCAGATGGCCTGACTATCAGGGGAATACTATCAATCAGATTGAGAAATGTGTGGATACCATCAAAAAAAATCCTGATTCACGCAGAATCATTGTCAATGCATGGAATGTTGCACAACTGGACGAAATGGCACTTACCCCCTGCCATGCCATGTTTCAGTTTTATGTAGCGGACGGCAAGCTCAGTTGTCAGCTATATCAGCGCAGTGCAGATGTTTTTCTGGGTGTTCCTTTCAACATTGCCTC
Encoded proteins:
- a CDS encoding thymidylate synthase → MRQYLDLMQHILDHGVIKSDRTGTGTKSIFGYQMRFDLSAGFPALTTKKLHLKSIIYELLWFLKGDTNTRYLNEHGVTIWDEWKDENGDLGPIYGAQWVRWPDYQGNTINQIEKCVDTIKKNPDSRRIIVNAWNVAQLDEMALTPCHAMFQFYVADGKLSCQLYQRSADVFLGVPFNIASYALLTMMISQVTGLQAGEFVHTFGDAHLYLNHLEQAKLQLSREPRQLPLMKINPSVKDIFGFQYEDFELVDYNPHPHIKAPIAV